The Desulfovibrio piger DNA segment GCTGCCGACGCCGGCAGGGACGAGGCCATCCGTCACTGGTACAAGGGCGAGAATCGCGACACCATCATCTATCTGCTCATCGCGATCTTCTTCCTTGAGCTGATCATCGGCGGTATCGCCTTCTTTTACGGCATCATGCACGCCAAGCCGTCGCTGGCCGGGGGCCCGCCCGAAGCTCAGTTCCCCATCCTGGGCTGGGCCATCGGCGCTGTGGCCGCTCCGGTGGCGCTGCTGCTCATCGTGCATCTTTCCGGCCTCTGGGTCTCCAACACCCTGGAGCGGGAGCGCCAGCCCGGCAAGCCCGGCTCGGAACGCATGGTGCCCAAGCGGCTGCGCTATTTCTACGCCTGTGTGCAGCACGCGCCCACTGTGGTCATCCTGCTGGGCATATTGCTGCTGGCCGCGGCCCTGGTCTTCGTGGACGGCATGTTCTCGGCCGTGGTGGCCTTCGGTGCCGCACTCAAGCCCTACATCCCGTGGATCGCGGGCAGCATCGCGGCCCTGCTGGCGGCCTGTTATCTGGGGCGCCTGCTGCTCATCTACCGCCACCGCCGCATGGAGCAGGAATACGCCTACCGGCGCGAGGTGCTGGAAAAGACCGGCATCGTGCTGGTGAGCAAGGGCAGCATCCCCCTCAACCGGGGCATCGAACCCCTGCAGGCCGTGGATGGTGGCGGCTATGCCCTGCCGCCCGGCCCCGCCTACACGCCTGAGGAAGCCGCCGCCGATGCCGCGGCCCTCGAAGCCGGGGAAAAGAAGGGCGACGCGCCTGCCGAGGACATCGTGGATGTGGACCCCGAAGACCTGGGCGAAGCGCCCAAGAATACGGCCGCGCCCCGCAAGGACGACGTGACCGACGCCGATGTGGTCGTGGAGGATGGCAAGCCCAAGGCCTAAGCAACACGGCCTGAGGCACCGGCATTTTGGGGCGAAGGAGTTCCTCCTCCCTCAAAGGCGGCTGCTCCCGCTGCCGTGATCGCTTCCATCGCAACGGGGAGCGTGCGTGCGGCCTCCTTCGGCCCTGTCCCTTCCCGGCGCGTTTTATTTCAAAAAGGAGAGGCTCCTTGAGGAGCCTCTCCTTTTTTATTTTTGCTTGTCGTCCGTGTCCCGGTGCGAGGCCCGGGCAAAGACGACGGCCCGCTGCGGCCTAGTAGCGGTAGTGGTCGGGCTTGTAGGGGCCTTCGACCTTCACGCCGATGTAGTCGGCCTGTTCCTGGGTCAGGGTGGTCAGCTTGACGCCCAGACGGGCCAGGTGCAGGCGGGCCACTTCTTCGTCCAGTTCCTTGGGCAGGGTGTAGACCTTCTTTTCCAGGTCGCCCTTGGCCAGCTTGATCTGGGCCAGGGTCTGGTTGGTGAAGCTGTTGGACATGACGAAGCTGGCGTGGCCGGTGGCGCAGCCCAGGTTCACCAGGCGGCCTTCGGCCAGCACGATGATGCTGCGGCCGGACTTGAGGGTCCACTTGTCCACCTGGGGCTTGATGTTCAGCTTGGTGATGCCGGGGGTGGACTCCAGGTAGTGCATGTCGATCTCGTTGTCGAAGTGACCGATGTTGCAGACGATGGCTTCGTCCTTCATGCCTTCCATGTGTTCGCCGGTGATGACGCGCAGGTTGCCGGTGCAGGTGACGTAGATGTCGCCTTCGGCCAGGGCGTCTTCCATGGTGGTGACTTCAAAGCCTTCCATGGCGGCCTGCAGGGCGCAGATGGGGTCGATCTCGGTCACCCGCACACGGGCGCCGAAGCCGCGCATGGACTGGGCGCAGCCCTTGCCCACGTCGCCGTAGCCCACCACGACCACGACCTTGCCGGCCACCATGACGTCGGTGGCGCGCTTGATGCCGTCGGCCAGGGATTCGCGGCAGCCGTAGAGGTTGTCGAACTTGGACTTGGTCACGGAGTCGTTGACGTTGATGGCCGGGAAGAGCAGCTTGCCTTCAGCTTCCAGCTGGTAGAGGCGATGCACGCCGGTGGTGGTCTCTTCGGAGACGCCCTTCACCTTGGCGGCCACTTCATGCCAGTGGTTGGGATCTTCCTTGTAGCGCAGGGCCAGACGATCCATGATGATCTGGAATTCCTTGTTGTCGTAGGTCTTTTCCAGCAGGGAGGGATCGTTTTCCACTTCCACGCCCTTGTGGATCATCAGGGTGGCGTCGCCGCCGTCGTCCACGATCAGGTCGGGGCCCTTGCCGTCAGGCCAGGTCAGGGCCATTTCGGTGCACCACCAGTAATCTTCCAGGCTCTCGCCCTTCCAGGCGAAAACCTTGGCCATGCCCTGCTCGGCGATGGCGGCAGCGGCGTGGTCCTGGGTGGAGAAGATGTTGCACGAGGCCCAGCGGATGTCCGCGCCCAGGGCGTGCAGGGTCTTGATGAGCATGGCGGTCTGGATGGTCATGTGCAGGGAGCCGGTCACGCGCAGGCCCTTGAGGGGCTTCTGGTCACCGTACTTGCGGATGCACTCCATGAGGCCGGGCATCTCGCGCTCGGAGAGCTGCATTTCCTTCTTGCCGAAATCGGCCAGGGCCATGTCGGCCACTTTGTAGGCCAGGGAAAGGTCCAGGGCTTTGGTCATCGTTCCATTCTCCTTGAGGAAGTATGTTGGGCCGCTCCACAAAAGGGCGGTCTGCGGCATGGTCGTTGTCCCCTGTTCGGGGATGGTGCGCAGCCTTCGGTAAGGCCGCGCGGGAAATCTTGTGTGCCTTTTCCGGCCATATCCCCCCGGGACAGGTGCGCCGCTCCCCATCGGGGGCAGGCTTTCCTGAATGGAGCACGTTTGGGGGAAGATGGGGCACGGGGGGCCTTCCCCCCGAAAATATCCCTAACAGGCGCGTGCCTGCACCAGCAGCAGAAACAGGCCGCGGCCCACGGCCTGCCGCGTACAGGACAGGACTTCGAAACCGGCCTGGCGCAGGCGTTCCTGCAGGCGTTCTTCGTCGAAGCCCAGCCAGCGGTCGCCGTAGCGGCTGCGCATGGTCTCGTCGTGGTGCTGGAGGAAATCGGCCACGAACAGGTGCCCGCCCGTGGTCAGGCTGCGGCGGATCTCGCGCAGGCCCTCGCCGGGGTCGGACAGGTGGTGCAGGACAAGGTTGATGCAGGCGAAGTCCGCTTCCTGATCACGCAGGGGCAGGTGATCCAGCTCGCCGATGCGCAGGGAGATGCGGTTCTCGTTGGCCAGATCAACGGGGTTGAAACGGCGGCGGCACATCTCCAGCATACGGGCCGAGCCGTCCACGCCGATGAGGCTCCGACTGGCGGGCAGCAGGCGCTCCAGCACCGCGCCGGTGCCGCAGCCCAGGTCCACGGCCACGCGGCAGCCCTCGGGCACGGCGGCCAGCACGGCGGCGGGCAGGTCGAAATCTTCCAGCACTTCGCGGTTGAGCTCGTCCCAGTCCTCGGCGATGGCGTTGAAAAACTGGCGCGTCTTGAGGGCGCGTTCCTCCAGGATCTGGGCCGCCATGGCCAGATCCTCGCGCATGGCCGTGTCCGTATGCAAAAAGGGCCCCATGGCCTGCAAAAAGTCGCTGGCCTCGCCGCAGCGCGTGGCGGCATAGAAGACCCACAGGCCGTCCCGGCGCGAGGTCAGCAGGCCCGCTTCGGTCAGGATCTTGAGGTGGCGCGAGACGCGGGACTGCCCCATGCCGAGGATGCGCACCAGCTCGTTGACCGAGAGTTCGTAATGCAGCAAGATATGCACCAGTCGCAGACGGGTCTCGTCTGAAAGTGCCTTGAAATATACCAGTGCCATGCGTGCCCCTGTACGGCGCGCCGGGCGCGCCTGCGATCTATGTATCAAATTTGCTTGATGCAAATATCAGCCTATCTGGATATAGTCAAGGAGTTCCATGTCCTCGCCTTCCGATGCTGCCCCCGACCGGTCTTCCGCTGCCGGGGAGGAGACAAAAAGACGGTTGTCGCGCAAGCGGGTGACCGTCATCACGGCCACGGCCCTCTCGTTGCTGGAGGCCTGTGGTCTTGAGCCGTCTCCGGCGCGCTCGGAAAAGACGGCCGGGAAGGGGAAAAAGGCGACGCAGGGAGAACCGCCGGCCGAAAAGGCATCGGCGGATGGTCTTGAGGAACGGCAGGCGGCAGGCTCGGCGTCTTCCCGCGAGCGGAACGGCGGGCGGAAAAAGAGATCTGCGCCGGACAGGGCTCCCCGGGAAGCGGCGGACGCCGTCCCACAGGAAGATGCATCGCAGGGCGTTGCCGCCACCAAAGCCGCGCTCCCGGAAATCCCTCCGGTGATCCCGCCCGCCGACACGGCCGTGGCCACGGTACCGCCGGGACCTGCCACTCCTCCGAAAAAGACGACTGCCCGGCGTCGTCGTGCGAGCGGCACGAAGGCCGCGCCGGTGACCGATACCGGGGCAGTTCCCGCTACCGAGCCGGCTCCCGCGTGCGGGTCTGTCGCACAGGAGGCCTCACCACAGGTAGTGAAGCCTTCTGCTGGCCAGTCCGCTGTGGAGGCGGCGTCATCCGTGCCGGGAGAGGATCAGCCTCACTCCGGCGCACGGCGGAGAGCCGTCTCCCGTGCCGGGCGTGCCTCCACTTCCGGTGGGCGCGGCCGCAAGAAGGCTGCTGCGACCGCTCCCGCATCCGCGGGAGAAGCCGGTCCGACCACAGCGCCGGTACCGGAGCGACAGCCTGCGGAACGTCCCATGGATGCGGCGGCACTGGCTGCCGAAGCGGATCGTCTGGCTGCGGAATACGGCCTGTCGTCATCGGGCGGCGGTCTGGTGGTGCTGCCCGGGGACGATGACTGGGATGATTTTCCCGCTCCTCCGGATAGGGAAGCGTCGTCCGCCCGGACGGGGGCTCACGTTACGGAGACGGTCCCGGCCGTTGCTTTTCCTGAATCCGTACCGTCAGCGGCGCCCTTCGCTGCGGCGGCTCCTGCCGCTCCCGCCCCCGAAGCCACACCTGCGGCGGCAAAAAGCTCCCCCAAACGTCGTCGTGCGGGCAGTCCGAAGGCTGCACCTGTGGCCGAGGACGGGCCGGTTCCCGTGGCCGAGGCTGTCGCACAGATGGCCCCACCGTCAGAGGGATCTTTCGCTGTTCGGCATGCAGCTGATGCGGAGGCCGCTGTGCCTGATGCGGGGCTGCCCCAGCCTGCCGCAGGGCGGAGAGCCGTTTCCCGCGCGGGGCATCCAGCCGCATCCGGCGGGCGCGGCCGCAAGAAGGCTGTTGCAACCACGCCCGCATCCGCGGGGGAAGCCGGTCCGACCACAGCGCCGGTACCGGAGCGACAGCCTGCGGAACGCCCCATGGATGCGGCGGCACTGGCTGCCGAAGCGGATCGTCTGGCTGCGGAATACGGCCTGTCGTCATCGGGCGGCGGTCTGGTGGTGCTGCCCGGGGACGATGACTGGGATGATTTCCCCGCTCCTCCGGATAGGGAAGCGTCGTCCGCCCGGACGGCGGCTCACGTTACGGAGACGGTCCCGGCCGCTTCTTTTCCTGAGCCCGTACCGGCAGCGGCCCCCTTCGCTGCGGCGGCTCCTGCCGCTCCCGTCCCCGAAGCCACACCTGCAGAGGGCAAAAGCTCACCCGGGCGTCGCCGTGGGGGCGGCACGACAGCAGCGCCGGTAGCCGGCAGCGGGAACGCTTCCGTACCGCTGGCCGGAGAGAAGGGAGGAACGTCATCAGCCGTACCCGGCGATGCGCGCATGCCGGAG contains these protein-coding regions:
- the ahcY gene encoding adenosylhomocysteinase; the encoded protein is MTKALDLSLAYKVADMALADFGKKEMQLSEREMPGLMECIRKYGDQKPLKGLRVTGSLHMTIQTAMLIKTLHALGADIRWASCNIFSTQDHAAAAIAEQGMAKVFAWKGESLEDYWWCTEMALTWPDGKGPDLIVDDGGDATLMIHKGVEVENDPSLLEKTYDNKEFQIIMDRLALRYKEDPNHWHEVAAKVKGVSEETTTGVHRLYQLEAEGKLLFPAINVNDSVTKSKFDNLYGCRESLADGIKRATDVMVAGKVVVVVGYGDVGKGCAQSMRGFGARVRVTEIDPICALQAAMEGFEVTTMEDALAEGDIYVTCTGNLRVITGEHMEGMKDEAIVCNIGHFDNEIDMHYLESTPGITKLNIKPQVDKWTLKSGRSIIVLAEGRLVNLGCATGHASFVMSNSFTNQTLAQIKLAKGDLEKKVYTLPKELDEEVARLHLARLGVKLTTLTQEQADYIGVKVEGPYKPDHYRY
- a CDS encoding ArsR/SmtB family transcription factor, with translation MALVYFKALSDETRLRLVHILLHYELSVNELVRILGMGQSRVSRHLKILTEAGLLTSRRDGLWVFYAATRCGEASDFLQAMGPFLHTDTAMREDLAMAAQILEERALKTRQFFNAIAEDWDELNREVLEDFDLPAAVLAAVPEGCRVAVDLGCGTGAVLERLLPASRSLIGVDGSARMLEMCRRRFNPVDLANENRISLRIGELDHLPLRDQEADFACINLVLHHLSDPGEGLREIRRSLTTGGHLFVADFLQHHDETMRSRYGDRWLGFDEERLQERLRQAGFEVLSCTRQAVGRGLFLLLVQARAC